A genome region from Flavobacterium sp. includes the following:
- a CDS encoding response regulator transcription factor codes for MKIDCIIVDDEPLAIKLLENHISKIDQLHLVGTAGNALEAYKLIKSSPVDLIFLDIQMPDLTGIDFLKSLKTKPKTIFTTAYREFAIEGFELEAVDYILKPITFERFFKAIERVLRNETQEKEEEFIMLRSNGLLHKIFLKSILFLESQGNDVKVILKEEKPIVAKHKISDLEITLIAKGFLRIHRSFLVNLKEVKALGNNEIVIESFTIPVGRSFKENYENFKTRF; via the coding sequence ATGAAAATTGATTGTATTATAGTTGATGATGAGCCGCTCGCAATTAAACTTTTAGAAAATCATATTTCTAAGATAGACCAATTACATTTGGTTGGAACTGCCGGAAATGCATTAGAAGCCTACAAACTCATAAAATCCAGTCCGGTTGATTTGATTTTTTTAGACATTCAAATGCCGGATTTAACGGGAATTGATTTTTTAAAATCATTAAAGACCAAACCAAAAACCATTTTTACAACCGCATACAGAGAATTTGCCATTGAAGGTTTTGAACTCGAAGCAGTAGATTATATCCTGAAACCGATAACTTTTGAACGTTTTTTTAAAGCTATAGAACGCGTTTTGAGAAATGAAACACAAGAAAAAGAAGAAGAATTTATAATGCTGAGGTCAAACGGATTGCTGCATAAAATTTTCCTTAAATCAATTTTGTTTTTAGAAAGTCAGGGAAATGATGTCAAAGTCATTTTAAAAGAAGAAAAGCCAATTGTTGCCAAACACAAAATCAGTGATTTGGAAATTACTTTAATTGCGAAAGGTTTTTTGCGAATTCATAGATCATTTTTAGTCAACTTAAAAGAAGTTAAAGCTTTAGGGAATAATGAGATAGTTATAGAAAGTTTTACAATTCCAGTTGGCCGAAGCTTTAAAGAAAACTACGAAAATTTTAAAACCCGTTTTTAA
- a CDS encoding histidine kinase, which produces MNTISNNLIRKNLVFQVSFWLLFFLIGEAKIYAEYRHPVFSMIILYDLCHLIFQIISANFIYFILIKKIFYKKQYFVFVISLIASIYVFSVLNRIFTIYIAEPFFIDDPQDDLIAILTDLSYLFCYYVIPIVTASFVFVSVVFMLDLRHEKQYSTQILKEKAELELKALKTQLNPHFLFNTLNNIYSLSIINSQKTSESISRLSNILDYILYKGQRKLISVSDEMKVIFDYVELEKLRYDSRLELKITEQIQSANLVPPLLFLSLVENAFKHGAASISGNIFISVFVETNAEKSFFRIENSFVPKESHCEKSMGLKIIQDQLKIIYGDRSFCSIKTEASRFIVELTIPANEN; this is translated from the coding sequence ATGAATACAATTTCAAATAATTTAATTCGGAAGAACCTGGTTTTTCAGGTTTCTTTTTGGCTTTTGTTTTTTTTAATAGGCGAAGCCAAAATTTATGCAGAATATAGGCATCCGGTATTTTCGATGATTATTCTGTATGACTTGTGTCATTTGATTTTCCAAATTATATCTGCCAATTTTATTTATTTCATTCTTATAAAAAAGATCTTTTACAAAAAGCAGTATTTTGTATTTGTGATTTCTTTAATTGCCAGCATATATGTGTTCTCTGTTTTAAACAGAATCTTTACCATTTACATCGCCGAGCCATTTTTTATAGATGATCCTCAGGATGATTTGATTGCTATTTTGACTGATTTGAGTTATTTATTCTGCTATTATGTAATCCCGATCGTTACCGCTTCGTTTGTTTTTGTTTCGGTTGTGTTTATGCTCGATTTAAGACACGAAAAACAATATTCTACACAAATCCTCAAAGAGAAGGCAGAATTAGAATTAAAGGCGCTAAAAACGCAGTTAAACCCGCATTTTTTATTCAACACGCTAAATAACATTTATTCGCTGTCAATTATCAATTCTCAAAAAACATCAGAATCGATAAGCAGGCTTTCAAACATTCTGGATTATATCTTATACAAAGGCCAGAGAAAATTAATTTCTGTTTCAGATGAAATGAAAGTAATTTTCGATTATGTTGAATTAGAAAAGCTGCGTTATGATTCAAGACTAGAATTGAAAATTACAGAACAAATTCAGTCTGCAAACCTGGTTCCGCCATTATTGTTTTTATCTTTGGTAGAAAATGCTTTTAAACACGGTGCGGCCAGTATTTCAGGAAATATTTTTATTTCTGTTTTTGTTGAAACTAATGCCGAAAAATCATTTTTTAGAATCGAAAATTCTTTTGTTCCAAAAGAAAGCCACTGCGAAAAAAGTATGGGTTTAAAAATAATTCAGGATCAATTAAAGATAATTTACGGCGATCGCAGTTTTTGCTCGATTAAAACCGAAGCCAGCCGATTTATTGTCGAACTAACAATTCCAGCAAATGAAAATTGA
- a CDS encoding acyltransferase — MHSNTSQKIIGLDHLRALAIVMVLVYHYRMFPHPEWIDTYGRFGWMGVDLFFVLSGFLISKQLFEQIKISNEIRFKEFYVKRFFRIIPPYAAVLILYFSFPLFREREALPPLWKFITFTQNIELDIKNFGTFSHAWSLCIEEQFYLLFPLFLFIFFKFKKLNYIPFLLLFLLFLTIISRIISWQVFIIPNLNSTDFWKIWYMKIYYPTYTRLDGFVVGILIAYFFKYSGQFRNFIHSNGNLLLILGLTIVFFSFWICLDQMSKPASIIGFTIVASGFGLIVMSAISKSSILNKKQSLFSERLAALSYSIYLSHKGIIHLTHFFIANQNIDSESSFVLIISLANCILIGYVFQYLIEKPSSKIKNYLLKINSKNHENN, encoded by the coding sequence ATGCATTCAAACACCTCTCAAAAAATTATCGGTCTTGATCATCTGCGCGCTTTGGCAATTGTGATGGTTTTAGTATATCATTATCGAATGTTTCCTCATCCGGAATGGATCGATACTTATGGCAGATTTGGCTGGATGGGCGTAGATTTATTCTTTGTTCTAAGCGGATTTTTGATTTCAAAACAACTTTTTGAACAAATCAAAATTTCAAATGAAATTCGCTTTAAGGAGTTTTATGTTAAACGCTTTTTCAGAATTATTCCACCTTATGCCGCTGTGCTTATTTTATATTTTTCTTTTCCTCTTTTCAGAGAAAGAGAAGCTTTACCGCCACTTTGGAAATTCATCACCTTTACTCAGAATATCGAACTCGACATCAAAAATTTTGGAACATTTTCACACGCCTGGTCGTTGTGTATAGAAGAACAATTTTACCTTTTGTTTCCTCTCTTTTTATTCATTTTTTTTAAATTCAAAAAACTAAATTATATCCCATTCTTACTCCTGTTTCTGTTATTTCTAACGATAATATCAAGGATAATTTCATGGCAGGTGTTTATAATTCCGAACTTGAATTCTACAGATTTTTGGAAAATCTGGTACATGAAAATTTATTATCCAACTTACACAAGATTAGATGGTTTTGTTGTTGGAATTCTAATTGCTTATTTTTTTAAATACTCCGGTCAGTTTAGAAATTTCATTCATTCAAATGGCAATCTTTTACTGATTTTGGGTTTAACGATTGTTTTTTTTTCATTTTGGATTTGCCTTGATCAAATGTCAAAACCAGCTTCTATAATTGGATTTACAATTGTTGCTTCAGGTTTTGGGTTAATTGTAATGTCGGCGATCTCAAAATCATCAATTTTAAATAAGAAACAATCTCTATTTTCTGAGCGTCTGGCGGCACTTTCCTACTCTATTTATCTTTCTCACAAAGGAATAATTCACTTAACCCATTTTTTTATTGCGAATCAAAATATAGACAGCGAAAGTTCATTTGTATTAATTATCAGTCTCGCAAACTGTATTCTTATTGGTTATGTTTTTCAGTATTTAATAGAAAAACCTTCTTCAAAAATTAAAAATTATCTCTTAAAAATTAATTCTAAAAACCATGAAAACAACTAG
- the dprA gene encoding DNA-processing protein DprA produces MTDQELFYLLALQKVEGVGDIMAKKMLTHCGNAEAVFKSKSSQIALIDGVGTVLIKNMKDPGIFEKADQELKFIRNNKIDVSFFQNESYPDRLKHCIDSPVLIFSGGNIDLKNKKIISIVGTRQVTSYGTEFCRKLIEDLAPLDPVIVSGFAYGVDIVAHQFAMEYNLQTVGVLAHGLNQVYPRVHKKYMAKMEENGGFITEFWSSSKPDKENFVRRNRIVAGISEATIVIESADKGGSLITANLANDYNRDVFAVPGRVTDKYSQGCNDLIKIQKANVLTSAADLIYVLNWDIEKKPKTIQRQLFIELEPDEQKIYDFLLKNGKELLDIIALECNFPVFRISGILLNMELKGLIRPLPGKMFEAI; encoded by the coding sequence ATGACAGATCAGGAATTATTTTATTTATTAGCCTTGCAAAAAGTGGAAGGAGTTGGAGATATTATGGCCAAAAAAATGCTGACTCATTGCGGAAATGCCGAAGCTGTTTTTAAATCAAAATCAAGTCAAATAGCTTTGATTGATGGAGTTGGGACAGTTTTGATCAAAAACATGAAAGATCCGGGTATTTTTGAAAAAGCAGATCAGGAACTGAAATTCATTAGAAATAATAAAATTGATGTTTCTTTTTTTCAAAATGAAAGCTATCCGGATCGATTGAAACATTGTATAGATTCTCCAGTTTTGATTTTCTCAGGCGGAAATATAGATTTAAAAAACAAAAAAATTATCAGTATTGTTGGCACTCGGCAGGTAACCTCTTATGGCACTGAATTCTGTAGAAAACTTATTGAAGATCTTGCGCCACTTGATCCGGTAATCGTAAGCGGTTTTGCTTATGGGGTTGATATTGTGGCACATCAGTTTGCGATGGAATATAATTTGCAAACTGTTGGTGTTTTGGCTCATGGATTAAATCAGGTTTATCCACGTGTGCACAAAAAGTATATGGCTAAAATGGAAGAAAACGGAGGTTTCATAACTGAATTTTGGAGTTCTTCTAAACCCGATAAAGAAAACTTTGTACGCCGAAACCGTATCGTTGCCGGAATCAGCGAAGCTACAATCGTAATAGAATCTGCAGATAAAGGCGGTTCGCTTATAACTGCCAATCTTGCAAATGATTATAACAGAGATGTTTTTGCAGTTCCGGGCAGAGTTACTGATAAATACAGCCAGGGCTGCAATGATTTAATCAAAATCCAAAAAGCAAATGTATTAACAAGTGCAGCCGATTTAATTTATGTTTTGAATTGGGATATCGAAAAGAAACCAAAAACAATTCAGCGGCAGTTGTTTATAGAACTCGAACCTGATGAACAAAAGATATATGATTTTCTTTTAAAAAACGGTAAAGAACTTTTGGACATTATTGCACTCGAATGTAATTTTCCGGTATTTAGAATTTCCGGAATTCTGTTAAATATGGAGCTTAAAGGGTTGATAAGACCTTTGCCGGGAAAAATGTTCGAAGCGATTTAA
- a CDS encoding SPOR domain-containing protein, with amino-acid sequence MKIETYIAQLLYRYQCVTVPGFGAFLTEIHSAQLNESSNSFFPPKKTLFFNSRLKNNDGLLANHVAQSEKTSYGTAVNSIAFQVQTWRQTLEENGVISLKNIGDLRLNSENNIVFTPNEQINYLSTSFGLSPFVSPLVKREMFEKKIEQISERETASLYDEEEVRSSRSYLKYAAIFVLGLGVTGSIGYPLYQNQIAAQTLVVEGNVQKKVQNKIQEATFVIQNPLPAVTLVDSAKVETPEEKLMPYHIMAGAFRSEANARKAYNQLIKDGYKARMLGENKHGLFPVLYGSYATMQEAENAQKEIQKGENPDAWILVENL; translated from the coding sequence ATGAAAATTGAAACTTACATCGCGCAGTTATTGTATCGTTATCAGTGTGTAACGGTTCCTGGGTTTGGAGCATTTTTAACCGAAATTCACTCGGCTCAGCTGAATGAATCTTCAAATTCATTTTTTCCGCCCAAAAAAACTTTGTTTTTCAACAGCCGTTTGAAAAACAATGATGGACTGCTTGCCAATCATGTTGCACAGTCAGAAAAAACATCATACGGAACCGCTGTAAATTCGATTGCATTTCAGGTACAAACGTGGAGACAAACACTGGAAGAAAACGGTGTAATCAGTTTAAAAAACATTGGAGATCTTCGATTGAATTCTGAAAACAATATTGTTTTTACTCCAAACGAACAAATAAACTATTTGTCAACTTCATTTGGGTTAAGTCCGTTTGTTTCGCCTTTGGTTAAAAGAGAAATGTTTGAGAAAAAAATCGAACAAATTTCAGAAAGAGAAACGGCTTCGTTGTATGATGAAGAAGAAGTTAGATCTTCAAGATCGTACTTGAAATATGCTGCCATTTTTGTACTTGGTCTTGGTGTAACCGGAAGTATTGGATATCCTTTATACCAAAATCAAATTGCTGCACAAACCCTTGTTGTAGAAGGAAATGTTCAGAAAAAAGTTCAAAACAAAATTCAGGAAGCAACTTTTGTAATTCAAAATCCGCTGCCGGCTGTAACTTTAGTAGATTCAGCTAAAGTAGAAACTCCCGAAGAAAAACTTATGCCATATCACATTATGGCGGGTGCTTTTAGAAGCGAAGCAAATGCAAGAAAAGCATATAACCAATTGATTAAAGATGGCTATAAAGCCAGAATGCTTGGCGAAAACAAACATGGTTTATTCCCTGTTTTATATGGAAGTTACGCAACAATGCAGGAAGCTGAAAATGCTCAGAAAGAAATTCAAAAAGGCGAAAATCCAGATGCCTGGATTCTCGTTGAAAACTTATAA
- a CDS encoding helix-turn-helix domain-containing protein: MQNVTEAAAYTLQFINQTQKSIFLTGKAGTGKTTLLREIIATTYKNTVVVAPTGIAALNAGGVTIHSMFQLPFSAFIPSYEESSQFTETVKFENKESLRRHFKMNNVKRNVIRNMELLIIDEVSMLRADLLDAIDFMMQTVRRNTKAFGGVQVLFIGDLLQLPPVIRDEEWRVLRNYYKGKFFFHSHVIQQNPPLYIELSKIYRQSDDTFISVLNNLRNNQITQQDIQVLNQYVKPDFDLKMNPGYITLTTHNAKADAINEQAINDLAGKEFTYLPLVVGDFPEKIFPVEENLKLKVGAQIMFVKNDLSFDKRYFNGKMGVIKSLSDQEIFVHFPEENKTIEVEKYEWKNIRYKVNELTKEIEEEVLGTFAHYPIKLAWAITVHKSQGLTFEKAALDVSQVFLPGQAYVALSRLTSLNGLILLSTMQMNGLSNDQDVMDYALNKATEDDLKNSLHFETKNFIHNYLINSFNWVDLAQEWRNHRFSYNENAVASEKSKHSVWAHKRMDTIEALTDPSQKFIQQLNKIFSKETVDLLFVRERVVAAYDYFFKPMDKLVSDLLSKMAEIQKFKKVKEFYEELSLLDDLQTKAVLRLMKARLLVDIVVSRETISKESLTSPTIKNYKTDKISKIREEFKMTNTDMFQVEEPVMRYSSKKVDKTTEKGPKKTTIEETHELWLAKNSVEDIARLRKLTVQTIESHLTKLIQEKKVDIADVLPYDKILALREAFEFYQEETLSPLKEKYGDEFTWDELRMFKASIN, from the coding sequence ATGCAAAATGTTACAGAAGCTGCAGCTTACACACTACAATTCATAAATCAAACCCAAAAATCGATATTCCTGACTGGTAAAGCCGGTACAGGAAAAACCACTTTATTGCGTGAAATTATTGCTACTACTTACAAAAACACAGTAGTTGTAGCACCAACAGGAATTGCCGCTTTAAATGCTGGCGGAGTAACGATTCATTCGATGTTTCAGCTTCCGTTTTCGGCATTTATTCCTTCGTATGAAGAAAGTTCCCAGTTTACTGAAACAGTAAAATTTGAGAATAAGGAATCACTTCGCAGACATTTTAAAATGAATAATGTAAAGCGGAATGTAATTCGAAATATGGAACTGCTCATTATAGATGAAGTCAGTATGCTTCGTGCTGATTTACTGGATGCTATAGATTTCATGATGCAGACCGTGCGGAGAAATACCAAGGCTTTTGGTGGTGTTCAGGTGCTTTTTATCGGAGATTTATTGCAGCTTCCGCCCGTAATTCGCGATGAAGAATGGCGCGTTTTACGCAATTATTACAAAGGAAAATTCTTTTTTCATTCGCATGTAATTCAGCAGAATCCGCCTTTGTACATCGAATTATCAAAGATTTACCGTCAGAGCGATGATACTTTCATTTCGGTTTTAAATAATCTGCGAAATAACCAAATTACACAGCAGGATATTCAGGTTTTAAACCAATACGTAAAACCGGATTTTGATCTGAAGATGAATCCGGGCTACATAACCCTGACCACGCATAATGCCAAAGCAGATGCAATCAACGAACAAGCAATCAATGATTTAGCAGGAAAAGAATTTACTTATCTGCCTTTAGTTGTGGGTGATTTTCCTGAAAAAATATTCCCTGTTGAAGAAAATCTAAAACTGAAAGTTGGAGCACAGATAATGTTCGTGAAAAACGATTTGTCATTCGATAAACGATATTTTAATGGAAAAATGGGCGTAATAAAATCGCTTTCTGATCAGGAAATTTTTGTTCATTTTCCTGAAGAAAATAAAACCATTGAAGTAGAAAAATACGAATGGAAAAACATTCGCTACAAAGTAAACGAACTCACAAAAGAAATTGAAGAAGAGGTTTTAGGCACATTTGCACATTATCCAATCAAACTGGCCTGGGCTATTACGGTTCACAAAAGCCAGGGTTTAACTTTTGAGAAAGCTGCGCTCGATGTATCGCAAGTTTTTCTTCCTGGTCAGGCCTATGTTGCACTTTCTCGTTTAACTTCTTTAAACGGGCTTATTTTGCTTTCTACGATGCAGATGAATGGTCTTTCAAATGATCAGGATGTTATGGATTACGCTTTGAACAAAGCAACAGAAGACGATTTGAAAAACTCGCTTCATTTTGAAACCAAAAACTTTATTCATAACTATTTGATAAACAGTTTTAATTGGGTAGATTTAGCGCAGGAGTGGAGAAATCACCGTTTTAGTTATAATGAAAATGCAGTTGCTTCAGAAAAATCTAAACATTCGGTTTGGGCGCATAAACGCATGGATACTATTGAAGCACTTACAGATCCTTCGCAGAAATTCATTCAGCAGCTTAATAAAATTTTTAGTAAAGAAACCGTCGATTTACTTTTTGTTCGGGAAAGGGTAGTGGCGGCTTACGATTATTTTTTTAAACCAATGGACAAACTGGTTTCGGATCTTTTGAGTAAAATGGCTGAAATTCAAAAGTTTAAAAAAGTGAAAGAATTTTATGAAGAATTATCTCTTCTGGACGATCTGCAAACGAAAGCAGTCCTGCGTTTGATGAAAGCCCGACTTTTGGTTGACATTGTCGTTTCCCGTGAAACAATCAGCAAAGAAAGTTTGACTTCTCCGACAATCAAAAACTATAAAACCGATAAGATTTCGAAAATTAGAGAAGAGTTTAAAATGACCAATACAGACATGTTTCAGGTTGAAGAGCCTGTTATGCGTTATTCTTCTAAAAAAGTCGATAAAACGACGGAAAAAGGCCCAAAAAAGACAACAATAGAAGAAACCCACGAACTCTGGCTGGCAAAAAATTCGGTTGAAGATATTGCACGCCTTAGAAAACTAACCGTTCAAACAATAGAATCGCATTTAACAAAACTTATTCAGGAAAAGAAAGTTGATATTGCCGATGTGCTTCCATACGATAAAATTCTTGCTCTCCGTGAAGCATTTGAGTTTTATCAGGAAGAAACTCTAAGTCCGTTAAAAGAAAAATACGGTGATGAATTTACTTGGGATGAACTCAGAATGTTCAAAGCCAGCATTAATTGA
- a CDS encoding OmpH family outer membrane protein: MKKALAIISLSILVVSCNKATEAKEVKTAYIDTSVLMKEYTEAKDLEAKYKAQAEEKGRQLQAEITRFKQDAANFQSQAQANGQQWAQQRGAELQKREQQLGYAQQALSQQLQQESGVEMDSLVSGVKKFIKEYGKKNGYSYIYGTGDAATVLYAEDKYDITKEVIKALNEKYKSSPKEEKAPAKTEEAKK; the protein is encoded by the coding sequence ATGAAAAAAGCATTAGCAATTATCTCACTTTCAATTTTAGTTGTTTCATGTAATAAAGCAACTGAAGCTAAGGAAGTAAAAACAGCTTACATAGATACTTCAGTTTTGATGAAAGAGTATACTGAAGCAAAAGACCTTGAGGCAAAATACAAAGCTCAGGCCGAAGAAAAAGGAAGACAGTTACAAGCTGAAATTACTCGTTTTAAGCAAGATGCTGCTAATTTTCAGAGCCAGGCACAGGCTAATGGCCAGCAATGGGCACAACAAAGAGGTGCAGAATTACAAAAAAGAGAGCAGCAGTTAGGATATGCTCAACAAGCTTTATCTCAGCAATTGCAACAAGAAAGTGGTGTAGAAATGGATTCTCTTGTAAGCGGAGTTAAAAAATTCATCAAAGAATACGGTAAGAAAAACGGTTATTCATACATCTACGGAACTGGTGATGCAGCAACTGTATTATACGCCGAAGACAAGTATGACATTACAAAAGAGGTAATTAAAGCTTTGAACGAGAAGTATAAATCATCTCCAAAAGAAGAAAAAGCTCCTGCAAAAACTGAAGAGGCTAAAAAATAA
- a CDS encoding class I SAM-dependent methyltransferase, with protein sequence MDVLNKKHFLTVKDHSVSQEIFDLYYDEDLDMLITSPQPDLENLGRYYESEDYISHTDNKRSIFEKAYHFVKSIALKNKLNLINSEQSQKGKILDIGAGTGDFLLTAKNDGWNVIGIEPSDRAKNIAKQKGISFVEETASLENNSFDVITMWHVLEHVPNLENQINELKRLLKPTGTLIVAVPNFKSFDAKHYGEFWAAFDVPIHFWHFSKKAIKSLFEKVDMKLEKVLPMKFDSFYVSLLSEKYKTGKMNFIKAFFIGLKSNLKASGTKEYSSHIYVLKNTQNAK encoded by the coding sequence ATGGACGTTTTAAACAAAAAACATTTTCTTACTGTAAAAGACCATTCTGTTTCGCAAGAAATTTTCGATTTGTATTATGATGAAGATCTCGATATGCTGATCACATCTCCGCAGCCGGATTTAGAAAATTTAGGAAGATATTACGAAAGCGAAGATTATATTTCGCACACAGACAACAAACGTTCAATTTTTGAAAAAGCATATCATTTTGTAAAAAGTATTGCTTTAAAAAATAAACTGAATTTAATTAATTCAGAACAATCTCAAAAAGGAAAAATTTTAGATATCGGAGCCGGAACTGGTGATTTTTTATTGACAGCAAAAAATGACGGCTGGAACGTAATTGGAATTGAACCGAGTGACCGTGCAAAAAATATTGCGAAGCAAAAAGGAATTTCATTTGTTGAAGAAACAGCTTCTTTAGAAAATAATTCTTTTGATGTAATTACAATGTGGCACGTTTTAGAACACGTTCCAAATTTAGAAAATCAGATTAACGAATTGAAGCGTTTATTAAAACCAACTGGAACATTAATTGTTGCGGTTCCAAATTTCAAATCCTTCGATGCAAAACATTATGGTGAATTTTGGGCAGCTTTTGATGTGCCAATTCATTTTTGGCATTTTTCGAAAAAAGCGATAAAATCACTTTTTGAAAAAGTCGACATGAAATTAGAAAAAGTACTTCCAATGAAATTTGATTCATTTTATGTGAGTCTTCTTTCTGAAAAATACAAAACCGGAAAAATGAATTTTATCAAAGCATTTTTCATCGGTTTAAAATCAAATTTAAAAGCATCCGGAACAAAAGAGTATTCATCGCACATTTACGTGCTAAAAAACACTCAAAACGCAAAATAA
- the mnmG gene encoding tRNA uridine-5-carboxymethylaminomethyl(34) synthesis enzyme MnmG → MFLEEYDVIVVGAGHAGSEAAAAAANLGSKTLLVTMSLQNIAQMSCNPAMGGIAKGQIVREIDALGGYSGIVSDRTAIQFKMLNKSKGPAMWSPRVQSDRMRFAEEWRMMLEGTLNLDFYQEMVKGLIIENGKIKGIRTSLGVEIRSKSVVLTNGTFLNGLIHIGEKQFGGGRAGESAATGITEDLIKAGFEAGRMKTGTPPRVDGRSLDYSKMNEEKGDENPDKFSYSDLTKPLTQQRSCYMTYTSLDVHDILREGFDRSPMFNGRIKSLGPRYCPSIEDKINRFADKERHQLFVEPEGWNTCEVYVNGFSTSLPEDIQFKALRSVAGFENVKFFRPGYAIEYDYFPPTQLKHTLETKLVEGLYFAGQINGTTGYEEAASQGLMAGINAHLKVHEKAPLILKRDEAYIGVLIDDLITKGTEEPYRMFTSRAEYRTLLRQDNADFRLTPMSYEIGLASEERMRRMEYKLNESEKMVSFFRETSVTVAETNPILEAKESAPISQGDKMFKVFSRPQIDLEDMLKFEKVAAYVEENKLDKEVLEQAEIQVKYSGYIEKERNNADKLTRLEEVKIPDNFDYHKIKSMSIEAKQKLSKIRPVTISQASRISGVSPSDISVLLIYMGR, encoded by the coding sequence ATGTTTTTAGAAGAATACGATGTTATTGTAGTTGGTGCTGGTCATGCAGGATCTGAAGCCGCGGCAGCGGCCGCAAATTTAGGATCCAAAACTTTGTTGGTTACAATGAGTTTGCAGAACATTGCCCAGATGTCTTGCAACCCTGCAATGGGAGGAATTGCAAAAGGACAAATTGTTCGTGAGATTGATGCACTTGGAGGTTACTCCGGAATTGTTTCAGATCGAACTGCAATTCAGTTCAAGATGTTGAACAAATCAAAAGGACCAGCAATGTGGTCGCCGAGAGTTCAAAGTGACAGAATGCGTTTTGCAGAAGAATGGAGAATGATGTTGGAGGGAACTCTAAATTTAGATTTTTACCAAGAGATGGTAAAAGGTCTGATTATCGAGAATGGAAAAATAAAAGGAATCAGAACTTCACTTGGAGTTGAGATTCGATCCAAATCGGTTGTGTTGACAAACGGAACTTTTTTGAATGGATTGATTCATATTGGAGAAAAACAATTTGGCGGAGGAAGAGCAGGTGAAAGTGCCGCAACCGGAATTACCGAAGATTTGATCAAAGCAGGTTTTGAAGCTGGAAGAATGAAAACAGGAACACCGCCACGAGTTGATGGTCGTTCTTTGGATTATTCGAAAATGAATGAAGAAAAAGGAGATGAGAACCCAGATAAGTTTTCATATTCTGATTTGACAAAACCACTAACGCAACAACGTTCTTGTTACATGACATACACGTCGCTGGATGTTCATGATATTTTAAGGGAAGGTTTTGATCGTTCGCCAATGTTCAACGGAAGAATAAAAAGTTTAGGTCCGAGATATTGTCCTTCGATCGAAGATAAAATTAATCGTTTTGCAGATAAAGAACGTCACCAGCTTTTTGTTGAACCGGAAGGATGGAATACTTGTGAAGTTTATGTAAATGGATTTTCAACTTCGCTTCCGGAGGATATTCAGTTTAAAGCATTGCGTTCTGTTGCTGGTTTTGAAAACGTGAAATTCTTCCGTCCGGGTTACGCAATCGAATATGATTATTTTCCGCCGACACAATTAAAACATACTTTGGAAACAAAGTTAGTTGAAGGATTATATTTTGCCGGACAAATTAATGGAACAACAGGATATGAAGAAGCAGCTTCGCAAGGTTTGATGGCCGGTATAAATGCACATTTAAAAGTGCATGAAAAAGCGCCATTAATTTTAAAACGTGATGAAGCGTATATTGGAGTTTTGATTGACGACTTAATTACGAAAGGAACAGAAGAACCTTATCGTATGTTTACGTCAAGAGCAGAATATAGAACTTTACTGCGACAAGATAATGCCGATTTCAGATTGACGCCAATGTCATACGAAATTGGTTTAGCTTCTGAAGAGAGAATGCGAAGAATGGAATACAAATTGAACGAGTCTGAAAAGATGGTTTCATTCTTTAGAGAAACAAGTGTTACGGTTGCAGAAACAAATCCAATTTTGGAAGCGAAAGAATCGGCACCAATTTCTCAAGGCGATAAAATGTTTAAAGTTTTTTCTCGTCCGCAGATTGATTTAGAAGATATGCTGAAATTTGAAAAAGTGGCAGCTTATGTAGAAGAAAATAAATTAGACAAAGAAGTTTTAGAGCAAGCCGAAATTCAGGTTAAATATTCTGGCTATATCGAAAAGGAAAGAAACAATGCTGATAAACTTACTCGTTTAGAAGAAGTGAAAATTCCGGACAATTTCGATTACCATAAAATCAAATCTATGTCGATTGAGGCAAAACAAAAATTAAGTAAAATTCGTCCCGTTACAATTTCGCAAGCATCAAGAATCAGCGGAGTTTCACCAAGTGATATTTCTGTGCTTTTGATTTATATGGGAAGATAA